The following are encoded in a window of Brevibacillus ruminantium genomic DNA:
- a CDS encoding short-chain fatty acid transporter, giving the protein MFQALTNASVRMVQRYLPDAFLFAVILTFIVFVAGIAVNGKTPMEMVNFWGNGFWGLLSFTMQMVLILVTGHALAATEVCKKGLRAIASLAQTPGRAIVLVTLVSCVANWINWGFGLVISALLARELAKRVEKVDYRLLVASAYGGFVVWHGGLAGSVPLTIATENHSLQDVIGIIPTSETMFSPMNLTILFAIIVILPLVNRMMLPAEKDRIIYHVVDHEETAAAAASTADENTPAVKMENSRVISYLISAIGFVYVIAYFAKNGFKLNLDIVSLTFMFLGIFLHGTPRKYLDAMGEAIKTTTGIVVQFPFYAGIIGMMTASGLAASISQWFISISTPTTFPLFTFWSAGLVNIFIPSGGGQWAVQGPIMLPVATELGVSHAKVAMAIAWGDAWTNLIQPFWALPVLAVAGLGARDIMGYCLMMLFVTGAIISLGFLLF; this is encoded by the coding sequence GTGTTTCAGGCTTTAACCAATGCATCGGTTCGCATGGTCCAGCGCTATTTGCCCGATGCCTTTTTATTCGCTGTCATTCTTACCTTTATCGTGTTTGTCGCAGGGATTGCCGTCAACGGAAAAACACCGATGGAAATGGTCAATTTCTGGGGAAATGGATTCTGGGGTCTGCTGAGCTTCACCATGCAGATGGTCCTGATCCTGGTCACCGGCCACGCGCTGGCTGCGACGGAGGTCTGCAAAAAAGGTCTGAGAGCCATCGCTTCTCTGGCGCAAACTCCTGGGCGGGCGATTGTTTTGGTCACGCTGGTCTCCTGTGTAGCCAACTGGATCAACTGGGGCTTTGGACTGGTGATCAGTGCGCTGCTGGCCCGCGAGCTTGCCAAGCGCGTGGAGAAAGTGGACTATCGGCTGCTTGTAGCCAGCGCATACGGCGGATTTGTCGTCTGGCATGGCGGTTTAGCAGGGTCTGTCCCTTTGACCATTGCAACGGAAAATCATAGCCTTCAGGACGTAATCGGGATCATTCCGACTTCGGAAACCATGTTTTCTCCGATGAACCTGACCATTCTATTCGCTATCATTGTAATTCTCCCGCTGGTCAACCGGATGATGCTGCCCGCCGAAAAGGACAGAATTATTTACCATGTAGTTGATCACGAGGAAACGGCAGCTGCTGCGGCCTCAACAGCAGACGAGAACACCCCGGCAGTAAAAATGGAAAACAGCCGCGTGATTTCCTACCTGATTTCTGCCATCGGCTTTGTGTACGTGATTGCTTATTTTGCGAAAAACGGATTCAAGCTCAATCTGGATATCGTGAGCCTCACCTTCATGTTTCTGGGAATCTTTCTGCACGGCACACCGCGAAAATATCTAGACGCAATGGGCGAGGCGATCAAGACAACGACAGGCATTGTCGTCCAATTCCCGTTTTACGCCGGGATTATCGGTATGATGACGGCATCTGGCCTGGCTGCCAGCATTTCTCAGTGGTTCATCAGCATTTCGACTCCGACGACATTTCCTCTCTTTACCTTTTGGAGCGCGGGACTTGTGAACATCTTCATCCCGTCTGGCGGAGGACAGTGGGCTGTACAAGGGCCGATCATGCTGCCGGTTGCCACCGAACTGGGCGTGTCTCATGCCAAAGTAGCGATGGCGATCGCCTGGGGAGATGCGTGGACCAACCTGATTCAGCCATTCTGGGCACTGCCGGTTCTCGCTGTTGCGGGTCTGGGCGCACGGGATATCATGGGGTACTGTCTGATGATGCTGTTCGTGACGGGGGCAATCATCAGTCTCGGGTTCTTGCTGTTTTAA